Proteins encoded within one genomic window of Prauserella marina:
- a CDS encoding IclR family transcriptional regulator: MSEENKPRTQPLSTTLKSLGVLEIVAQAQRSVRVSELARELGWSRAAVHQQLVTLTAAGWMEQTDDGTYRLTLRAAWVGQSALRQAGLADRVLPAMERLVEEIREAVSLAILERDTATIIQRLEPGRTLQVDLRAEAQMPLGRSASGKVLMAWATERQLTDLRERGVEVPADDDLGAIREAGYATSSGRWLDGVTGIAAPVFDVHGGCVGALSLAGPASRLDVEKATTALLRRAEEINEVLSGKGGTR, encoded by the coding sequence GTGAGCGAGGAGAACAAGCCGCGCACCCAGCCGCTGTCCACCACGCTGAAGAGCCTCGGCGTACTGGAGATCGTCGCCCAGGCGCAGCGCTCGGTGCGAGTGTCCGAACTGGCCCGTGAGCTGGGCTGGTCGCGGGCCGCCGTGCACCAGCAGCTGGTGACGCTGACCGCCGCGGGGTGGATGGAGCAAACCGACGACGGCACATACCGCCTCACTCTGCGCGCCGCGTGGGTCGGGCAGTCGGCACTGCGGCAGGCCGGGCTCGCCGACCGCGTGCTGCCCGCGATGGAACGACTCGTCGAGGAGATCCGCGAGGCCGTCTCGCTCGCCATCCTCGAACGGGACACCGCCACGATCATCCAGCGCCTCGAACCCGGCCGCACCCTACAGGTCGATTTGCGAGCCGAGGCACAGATGCCGCTGGGCCGCAGCGCCTCAGGAAAGGTGCTCATGGCGTGGGCCACCGAGCGTCAGCTCACCGACCTGCGCGAGCGCGGCGTGGAGGTGCCAGCCGACGACGACCTCGGCGCGATCCGCGAGGCGGGTTACGCCACGTCCAGTGGGCGCTGGCTCGACGGCGTCACCGGCATCGCCGCACCCGTGTTCGACGTGCACGGCGGCTGCGTCGGCGCCCTGAGCCTGGCCGGTCCGGCCAGCAGGCTCGACGTCGAGAAGGCCACGACGGCCTTGCTGCGGCGGGCCGAGGAGATCAACGAGGTCCTTTCCGGCAAGGGCGGTACGCGATGA
- a CDS encoding ABC transporter ATP-binding protein: MATRTLADAPARTTAAPSAITARAVSKTFEGKGKLVHALSEVDLEIEAGQFVSLIGPSGCGKSTLLKMIAGLLNPSTGIVAIDGDTVTEPLPQTGVAFQKPTLLRWRSVLDNICLPLDIDGTRDAEGEARAVELLGLMGLAGFEKHHPKELSGGMEQRVAIARSLITQPSLLLMDEPFGALDEFTREDLNDELLRVWQHEPKTVVFVTHSISEAVFLSDRVVVMSARPGRIHANIPVELPRPRERALRNSPEFYEAIRHARAVLDDARVVEPGGAR, encoded by the coding sequence ATGGCCACCCGCACACTGGCGGACGCGCCCGCGCGCACCACCGCCGCGCCCTCCGCCATCACGGCCCGAGCCGTGTCCAAGACGTTCGAGGGCAAGGGCAAGCTCGTCCACGCTCTGTCCGAAGTGGACTTGGAGATCGAAGCAGGCCAGTTCGTCTCGCTGATCGGGCCCAGCGGCTGCGGCAAGTCCACGCTGCTGAAGATGATCGCGGGACTGCTCAATCCGTCCACGGGCATTGTCGCCATCGACGGCGACACGGTCACCGAGCCGCTGCCGCAGACCGGGGTCGCGTTCCAGAAACCCACGCTACTGCGCTGGCGCAGCGTGCTCGACAACATCTGCCTGCCGCTCGACATCGACGGCACCCGCGACGCCGAGGGCGAGGCGCGAGCGGTCGAGTTGTTGGGACTGATGGGGCTCGCCGGGTTCGAAAAGCACCACCCCAAGGAGCTTTCCGGCGGCATGGAGCAGCGAGTCGCGATCGCGCGATCGCTCATCACGCAGCCGTCGCTGCTGTTGATGGACGAGCCGTTCGGTGCGCTCGACGAGTTCACCCGCGAAGACCTCAACGACGAGTTGCTGCGGGTGTGGCAGCACGAACCGAAGACCGTCGTGTTCGTCACCCACAGCATCTCCGAGGCGGTGTTCCTGTCGGACCGCGTCGTGGTGATGAGCGCCCGGCCAGGCCGCATCCACGCGAACATCCCGGTGGAGCTGCCGCGCCCGCGCGAGCGCGCGTTGCGCAACAGTCCCGAGTTCTACGAGGCGATCCGGCACGCGCGCGCGGTGCTCGACGACGCGCGCGTCGTCGAGCCGGGAGGTGCGCGCTGA
- a CDS encoding dipeptidase, producing MHYVDGLECSEFDREVFTELREGGLACVTVTCGYWGDALESMDSLAAWRQLEHDNADLIGIARTAADIEKIAADGRTAILLGFQNSAFLAGRIRFVELFADLGVRVAQLTYNIQNDIGASCYEDPDSGLTRFGRETVAEMNRVGMAIDLSHVGERTSIEAIEHSVKPVAVTHANAASLVPHRRNKSDDVLKGLAARGGVLGVSGYRNISGPYAESIDTWAEMVARTVDLIGIEHVGIGTDLGRKVTFEHLQWMRQGRWSAQPQYGAGSATNPGKQPPLPWFPDTRAFPAKEEALRRHGFDEPSVAAVMGGNWMRFYADVLPESGNEKPSREE from the coding sequence GTGCACTACGTCGACGGACTCGAATGCAGCGAGTTCGACCGCGAGGTCTTCACCGAACTGCGCGAGGGCGGACTCGCCTGCGTGACAGTGACGTGCGGGTACTGGGGCGACGCGCTGGAGTCGATGGACTCGCTCGCGGCCTGGCGCCAGCTGGAGCACGACAACGCCGACCTGATCGGCATCGCGCGCACCGCCGCCGACATCGAGAAGATCGCCGCCGACGGCAGGACCGCGATCCTGCTCGGCTTCCAGAACAGCGCCTTCCTGGCGGGCCGGATCCGGTTCGTGGAGCTGTTCGCCGACCTCGGCGTGCGCGTCGCGCAGCTGACCTACAACATCCAGAACGACATCGGCGCCAGCTGTTACGAGGACCCCGACAGCGGGCTCACCCGCTTCGGCAGGGAGACGGTGGCCGAGATGAACCGCGTGGGCATGGCCATCGACCTCTCCCACGTAGGAGAACGCACCAGCATCGAGGCGATCGAGCACTCGGTAAAACCCGTGGCCGTCACGCACGCCAACGCCGCGTCGCTCGTTCCTCACCGCCGCAACAAATCCGACGATGTCCTCAAAGGACTCGCCGCACGCGGCGGCGTGCTCGGCGTCTCGGGCTACCGCAACATCTCCGGTCCCTACGCCGAAAGCATCGACACGTGGGCCGAGATGGTCGCGCGGACCGTGGACCTCATCGGGATCGAGCACGTCGGCATCGGTACCGACCTCGGCCGCAAGGTGACGTTCGAGCACTTGCAGTGGATGCGGCAGGGCCGGTGGAGCGCGCAGCCGCAGTACGGAGCGGGCTCCGCGACCAACCCTGGCAAGCAGCCACCGCTGCCGTGGTTCCCCGACACCCGCGCGTTCCCCGCCAAGGAGGAGGCACTGCGACGCCACGGGTTCGACGAGCCGTCGGTCGCCGCCGTGATGGGCGGCAACTGGATGCGCTTCTACGCCGACGTGCTGCCAGAGAGCGGCAACGAAAAGCCCAGCCGAGAGGAGTGA
- a CDS encoding ABC transporter permease codes for MATQLASPVTDETVKPTRPRGGPGMKSAVLAVLIFVAIITTWHVLATSGAVSPLLLAPPGEVLAALGQMISDGTLWPHLSATVQETIFGFVLAVVAALVVGSAFAFSPILRNAVYPYILVSQTFPKVAIAPLIVAIFGYDLAPKVVLAALLAFFPVLTNTIAGLTEVSDDEVNLFRSLRASKWQELRYLRIPNALAFIFPALNSAAVLALIGAIVGEFVASRAGIGYAIQQFTTTGEVAATYAALIVLSIFGLTMYGVLTLTERLVRRNR; via the coding sequence ATGGCCACCCAGCTCGCCTCTCCCGTCACGGACGAGACGGTCAAGCCGACCCGTCCTCGCGGCGGCCCCGGGATGAAGTCGGCGGTGCTCGCCGTGCTGATCTTCGTCGCCATCATCACCACGTGGCATGTGCTCGCCACCTCCGGCGCGGTGTCGCCGCTGCTGCTCGCCCCGCCAGGTGAGGTGCTCGCGGCGCTCGGTCAGATGATCTCCGACGGCACCCTATGGCCACACCTGTCGGCGACCGTGCAGGAGACCATTTTCGGCTTCGTGCTTGCCGTGGTCGCCGCACTGGTGGTGGGTTCGGCGTTCGCGTTCTCGCCGATCCTGCGCAACGCCGTTTACCCCTACATTCTCGTCTCGCAAACGTTCCCGAAGGTCGCCATCGCCCCGTTGATCGTCGCGATCTTCGGTTACGACCTCGCGCCGAAAGTGGTGCTGGCAGCGCTGCTGGCGTTTTTCCCAGTACTCACCAACACGATCGCGGGTCTCACCGAGGTGAGCGACGACGAGGTGAACCTCTTCCGGTCGCTGCGGGCGAGCAAGTGGCAGGAACTGCGCTACCTGCGCATTCCCAACGCGCTCGCGTTCATCTTCCCCGCACTCAACAGCGCGGCCGTGCTGGCGTTGATCGGTGCCATCGTCGGCGAGTTCGTCGCCTCGCGCGCCGGCATCGGCTACGCCATCCAGCAGTTCACCACCACCGGTGAAGTGGCCGCCACCTACGCGGCGCTCATCGTGCTGTCCATCTTCGGCCTGACGATGTACGGCGTCCTCACCCTGACCGAGCGCCTCGTGCGCCGCAACCGCTGA